From Pseudoxanthomonas sp. YR558, the proteins below share one genomic window:
- a CDS encoding OmpA family protein: MKTCSAATTPPPIARCRAEETTMSNTPYAKRATLITVSLLTAAIIGLIAFRQASAQEPMLAPAGARIADAPIHADHDTYTATQARIKALNDKGIRVDNYHLAKAQCWLDTSFHEYTRNDRGGYPQAALDQSAALISALERGQDPGWETPLVNGAQKLRPDLWAKYDQLKKMDGFTCAAQATACAEVELVHAGNEIHDGGWRHAKPYIQIAEDLTAKAEHREAECRQPEQAPTPQTEQFDLSADALFKFDRGDLAGMLPEGKLKLDELVAHLSAVYTQVDRIRLVGHTDRLGSEAYNQPLSERRAWTVKQYLQERGVSAPVQAEGRGESQPTGATSQCRGERADHALTQCLQPDRRVSVEIVGIRRPAQ, translated from the coding sequence ATGAAGACCTGTTCCGCGGCAACGACCCCGCCACCAATCGCGCGCTGCCGCGCTGAGGAGACCACCATGTCCAATACCCCGTATGCAAAGCGCGCCACTCTGATCACCGTCAGCCTGCTGACGGCAGCCATCATTGGCCTGATCGCCTTCCGCCAGGCATCCGCGCAGGAGCCCATGCTGGCTCCGGCAGGGGCACGCATCGCGGATGCCCCCATCCATGCGGATCACGACACGTATACCGCCACGCAAGCGCGCATCAAGGCGTTGAACGACAAGGGCATCCGCGTCGACAACTACCATCTGGCCAAAGCGCAATGCTGGCTCGATACGAGCTTCCACGAATACACCCGCAATGATCGAGGCGGTTACCCGCAGGCAGCTCTGGACCAGTCCGCCGCGCTGATCAGCGCACTGGAGCGCGGCCAGGATCCGGGATGGGAAACACCTCTCGTCAACGGTGCGCAAAAGCTGCGCCCGGACCTATGGGCCAAGTATGACCAGTTGAAGAAGATGGACGGCTTCACTTGCGCCGCACAGGCCACCGCCTGCGCGGAAGTGGAATTGGTACATGCCGGCAACGAGATACATGATGGCGGTTGGCGGCACGCGAAACCCTATATCCAGATCGCGGAAGACCTCACGGCCAAGGCAGAGCACCGTGAAGCCGAATGCAGGCAGCCGGAGCAGGCTCCCACGCCGCAGACCGAGCAGTTCGATCTATCGGCCGATGCCTTGTTCAAGTTCGATCGCGGCGACCTGGCGGGCATGTTGCCGGAAGGCAAGCTCAAGCTCGATGAGCTTGTCGCGCACCTGTCTGCCGTCTATACGCAAGTGGACCGGATTCGTCTGGTGGGCCACACCGATCGCTTGGGCAGCGAGGCGTACAACCAACCGCTCTCCGAACGCCGCGCATGGACCGTCAAACAGTATCTGCAAGAGCGTGGCGTCTCTGCGCCCGTGCAAGCGGAAGGCCGTGGCGAAAGCCAGCCGACCGGCGCCACGTCGCAGTGCCGGGGCGAACGCGCCGATCACGCACTGACGCAGTGCCTGCAACCTGATCGCCGCGTCAGCGTCGAGATCGTCGGCATCCGCCGCCCGGCACAGTGA